One stretch of Cryptosporidium parvum Iowa II chromosome 3, whole genome shotgun sequence DNA includes these proteins:
- a CDS encoding C-type lectin containing protein with a transmembrane domain and mucin-like rich regions, which produces MKLIGLSAQPTYHPLDRSSSGSFESDSTESGRANEERNDTLEEMIYKQSSDSIEDILVPVTKPIFSDYSSIGRNSGVEEVYSSNVSTISSKGVVFPNTTTSSDNDFTKNNPANSSKHTSTSTTTNTTTTTTRTTTTTTTTTTTTTTTTTTTTETTTTKKSTTATKNTTTTLRPRFYTTGKSLYTPKTENVRTSAYVKKNSNSLTGNNIVKRDSGIIDMNSDKEAENSLLGFGAGEYVNSESDDPQETQELSYLNEAGQVKMEKSIEGHFDVIERTVNKKLIIGVVIGILLILLILMFCCVFFLRRRSDDTESAQNVDNSNKEIIRNKLNSLQLASIKPILARKGSKIVHMSQKSISYDSNIAPPEKKSIVSVEDTTFSPEYMNSGEGGEAEKTIPYYVAQSQANTLQLHSGRNINLGYDTRPQTQKQAVLKSPKYHDFFYSESSR; this is translated from the coding sequence ATGAAGCTCATTGGTTTAAGCGCTCAACCAACATACCATCCTTTGGATAGAAGCTCATCTGGAAGTTTTGAGTCTGATAGTACAGAATCCGGGCGTGCGAATGAAGAAAGAAACGATACCCTGGAGGAGATGATCTACAAGCAGAGTTCTGACTCTATTGAAGATATATTGGTTCCTGTTACAAAACCTATTTTCTCAGACTATTCTTCAATTGGGAGAAATTCAGGAGTTGAAGAAGTTTATTCAAGTAATGTTTCAACCATTTCCTCTAAAGGAGTAGTATTCCCGAATACCACAACTTCCTCTGATAATGATTTCACTAAGAATAACCCTGCTAACAGTTCTAAACATACCTCCACCTCCACCACTACAAATACTACAACAACCACTACGAGAACAACCACAACCACAACCACAACCACAACCACAAccacaacaacaacaaccACAACAACAGAAACGACAACCACAAAGAAAAGCACTACAGCAACTAAAAACACAACAACCACTCTTAGGCCACGATTCTACACTACAGGAAAGTCGCTCTATACTCCAAAGACAGAGAATGTGAGGACTAGCGCCTATGTGAAAAAAAACTCAAATTCTTTGACAGGCAATAACATAGTCAAGAGGGACTCTGGGATTATAGATATGAATTCTGATAAAGAGGCAGAAAACTCATTATTGGGATTTGGAGCAGGAGAGTATGTTAACTCTGAAAGCGATGATCCACAAGAAACCCAAGAATTGAGTTATTTGAATGAAGCAGGGCAGGTAAAGATGGAAAAGTCAATAGAAGGGCATTTTGATGTAATAGAACGAACAGTCAATAAAAAGTTAATCATTGGGGTAGTTATTGGAATTCTATTGATTCTGCTTATATTAATGTTTTGTTGCGTCTTCTTTTTGAGAAGAAGGTCAGATGATACTGAATCTGCTCAAAATGTGGACAATTCAAACAAGGAAATAATTAGGAATAAGCTAAATAGTTTGCAACTTGCTTCAATAAAACCAATTCTAGCAAGAAAAGGGTCAAAAATTGTACATATGAGCCAAAAAAGTATCAGCTATGATTCAAACATAGCTCCACcagagaaaaaaagtataGTTTCTGTGGAGGATACAACGTTCTCTCCTGAGTATATGAACTCAGGTGAAGGCGGAGAAGCAGAAAAAACTATACCATATTATGTAGCTCAGTCACAGGCAAACACTCTTCAACTTCATTCtggaagaaatattaacttAGGATATGATACGAGGCCTCAAACTCAGAAACAAGCAGTATTAAAGAGCCCTAAATATcatgattttttttactcAGAATCAAGCAGATAA